The Pirellulimonas nuda genome includes a region encoding these proteins:
- the ubiE gene encoding bifunctional demethylmenaquinone methyltransferase/2-methoxy-6-polyprenyl-1,4-benzoquinol methylase UbiE encodes MPEAVAHPSPDPPLDKSGERVRQMFGEIAPRYDLLNHLLSMNIDRLWRRFTVRKAAPADTGALAGRPILDLCTGTGDLALAYDRAAKGRAEVTGADFCPEMLDLARKKDKPGRVTWVEADAQQLPFPDNEFQIVSVAFGLRNVADTDAGLREMARVLAPGGRLAVLEFTTPRRQPLRSVYGWYFRNVLPRIGQAVMRNNSAAYEYLPASVGQFYEYEALVERMQAAGFKDCTFYPLTFGVATLYVGTK; translated from the coding sequence ATGCCGGAAGCAGTCGCCCACCCATCGCCCGACCCACCGCTGGACAAGTCGGGCGAGCGCGTCCGTCAGATGTTTGGCGAGATCGCTCCCCGGTACGACCTGCTGAACCACCTGCTGTCGATGAACATCGACCGGCTGTGGCGACGGTTTACCGTGCGCAAGGCAGCCCCCGCGGACACGGGCGCGTTGGCTGGGCGACCCATCCTCGACCTCTGTACCGGCACCGGCGACCTGGCGCTGGCGTACGACCGGGCCGCGAAGGGCAGGGCGGAAGTAACGGGGGCCGATTTCTGCCCCGAGATGCTCGACCTCGCCCGAAAAAAAGACAAGCCGGGCCGGGTGACCTGGGTCGAGGCAGACGCCCAACAGCTTCCGTTCCCGGACAACGAGTTCCAGATCGTCAGCGTGGCGTTCGGCCTGCGGAACGTAGCGGACACCGACGCGGGCCTGCGCGAGATGGCCCGCGTGCTCGCCCCCGGCGGCCGGCTGGCGGTGCTGGAGTTCACCACGCCGCGCCGGCAACCGCTGCGGAGCGTGTACGGTTGGTACTTTAGGAACGTCCTTCCACGGATCGGCCAAGCCGTGATGCGGAACAACAGCGCCGCGTACGAATACCTGCCGGCCAGCGTGGGGCAGTTCTACGAGTACGAGGCGCTGGTCGAGCGGATGCAGGCAGCCGGATTCAAGGACTGCACGTTCTACCCGCTGACGTTTGGCGTAGCGACGCTGTACGTCGGCACAAAGTAG
- a CDS encoding 2-phosphosulfolactate phosphatase has protein sequence MPARLAVHYLPQFVPETDLAGATVVMIDLLRASSTICQALANGASEVLPFVEVDEVLRAADGRDRSAVLLGGERDAQPPEGFDLGNSPLDYTPDRVFGRQVLFTTTNGARALWHARLASRVLVGCIRNLSAVVDSVAADQDVHLLCAGTAGHVTREDLLAAGAIAAELQKHEGREASDPAHAAIGEWQELLTTARALERTPSQQLADELRGVPHGQTLVGLGYEADLDYCAEIDALSIVPIFDPATGVIRPA, from the coding sequence ATGCCAGCCCGGCTCGCCGTTCACTACCTGCCTCAGTTCGTCCCTGAAACCGATCTCGCCGGCGCCACCGTGGTGATGATCGACCTGCTGCGGGCCTCCAGCACCATCTGCCAGGCCCTGGCGAATGGCGCCTCGGAGGTGCTGCCGTTTGTGGAAGTGGACGAAGTTTTGCGGGCCGCGGATGGCCGCGACCGCTCTGCCGTTCTGCTGGGGGGAGAGCGCGACGCCCAACCCCCCGAGGGGTTCGACCTGGGGAACTCTCCGCTGGACTATACCCCCGACCGCGTTTTTGGCCGCCAGGTATTGTTTACCACCACCAACGGCGCCCGGGCCCTGTGGCACGCCCGGCTCGCCAGCCGGGTGCTGGTTGGGTGTATCCGCAACCTTTCGGCGGTCGTCGACTCGGTCGCCGCGGACCAAGACGTGCACCTGCTGTGCGCGGGCACGGCCGGCCACGTGACCCGCGAAGACCTGCTGGCGGCCGGCGCCATCGCGGCGGAACTGCAGAAACACGAGGGGCGGGAAGCCAGCGACCCGGCGCACGCAGCGATCGGCGAGTGGCAGGAACTGCTGACCACCGCCCGCGCCCTGGAGCGGACGCCGAGCCAGCAGCTCGCCGACGAGCTACGCGGCGTGCCCCACGGGCAAACGCTGGTCGGCCTGGGGTACGAGGCCGACCTCGATTATTGCGCAGAGATCGACGCACTTTCGATCGTCCCGATCTTCGACCCCGCAACCGGCGTCATCCGCCCGGCGTAG
- a CDS encoding glycine--tRNA ligase: protein MEKVVSLCRRRGFLFQSSEIYGGLNGFWDYGPLGVELKRNVKEAWWRDMVATHDDLGTLPGAPSPYDMVGIDCTIIMHPQVWKVSGHYDLFIDEMVDCRTEGCKGRFRVDHLAGSECPLKPSKPAGGSDKCSLTEPREFNLMFKTTLGALGGEEDTAYLRPETAQGIFVNFKNVVDSSRVRVPFGVAQQGKSFRNEITPRNFTFRSREFEQMEIEFFCHPDTSRQWYEFWRDRRMQWYKDLGLAGDRLRLRDHDPDELSHYSTGTADIEYAFPFLSEGEYGELEGIAHRGDFDLRSHMEGKLDPKTCPLTVEQGDDGKPRHRGSGRDLTYRDDLTNERFTPHVIEPSAGADRATLAFLCEAYTEDEAPDEKGKMQTRTLMRFHPRIAPIKAAVFPLVKKDGMPEVAQDLYKALKKKFPAVYDAGGAVGRRYRRQDEIGTPYCITIDGQTLQDQTVTIRDRDSLEQVRVKLDDTVAEVERRITAL from the coding sequence ATGGAAAAAGTCGTCTCGCTCTGCCGCCGCCGCGGGTTCTTGTTCCAGTCGAGCGAGATCTACGGCGGCCTGAACGGCTTCTGGGACTACGGGCCGCTGGGGGTCGAGCTGAAGCGGAACGTCAAGGAGGCATGGTGGCGCGACATGGTCGCCACGCACGACGACCTGGGCACCCTGCCGGGCGCCCCCAGCCCGTACGACATGGTCGGCATCGACTGCACCATCATCATGCACCCGCAGGTGTGGAAGGTGAGCGGGCACTACGACCTGTTTATCGACGAGATGGTCGATTGCCGCACCGAGGGCTGCAAAGGCCGGTTCCGCGTCGATCACCTGGCCGGCAGCGAGTGCCCGCTGAAGCCGAGCAAGCCGGCCGGCGGCAGCGACAAGTGCAGCCTGACCGAGCCGCGCGAGTTCAACCTGATGTTCAAGACCACCCTCGGCGCCCTCGGCGGCGAAGAAGACACGGCCTACCTCCGCCCCGAGACGGCCCAGGGGATCTTCGTCAACTTCAAGAACGTGGTCGACAGCAGCCGGGTGCGGGTGCCGTTCGGCGTGGCCCAGCAAGGCAAGAGCTTCCGCAACGAGATCACGCCGCGGAACTTTACGTTCCGGTCGCGTGAGTTCGAGCAGATGGAGATCGAGTTCTTCTGCCATCCCGACACGTCGCGTCAGTGGTACGAGTTCTGGCGCGACCGGCGGATGCAGTGGTACAAGGACCTCGGCCTGGCCGGCGACCGGCTGCGGCTGCGCGACCACGACCCGGACGAGCTGTCGCACTACTCCACCGGCACGGCCGACATCGAGTACGCCTTCCCGTTCCTCTCCGAGGGAGAGTACGGCGAGCTCGAGGGGATCGCCCACCGCGGCGACTTTGACCTCCGCAGCCACATGGAGGGGAAACTCGACCCCAAGACCTGTCCCCTGACCGTTGAGCAGGGCGACGACGGCAAGCCCCGCCACCGCGGCTCCGGCCGCGACCTCACCTACCGCGACGACCTGACCAACGAGCGGTTCACGCCGCACGTGATCGAGCCCTCCGCGGGCGCGGACCGGGCGACGCTGGCCTTCTTGTGCGAGGCGTACACCGAGGACGAGGCGCCCGACGAGAAGGGGAAAATGCAGACCCGCACGCTAATGCGGTTCCACCCAAGGATCGCCCCGATCAAGGCGGCCGTGTTCCCACTGGTGAAGAAAGACGGCATGCCCGAGGTCGCCCAAGACCTGTACAAAGCGCTGAAGAAGAAGTTCCCCGCGGTCTACGACGCGGGGGGCGCGGTCGGCCGCCGCTACCGCCGCCAGGACGAGATCGGCACGCCGTACTGCATTACGATCGACGGGCAGACGCTGCAGGACCAGACGGTGACGATCCGCGACCGCGACTCGCTGGAGCAAGTGCGGGTGAAGCTGGACGACACGGTGGCGGAAGTGGAGCGGCGGATCACCGCGCTATAG
- a CDS encoding vWA domain-containing protein encodes MPNPARNPPNAPPQPAGPAEPDSPVTLVDGETGAWALSFAVHLAVLFLLAALTAILPSDRRPILSATPVEPIEDLLPEEFRFSNETEDQIGALADAGASDAAPSAPLPDMVSEVLLKIEPTALTGTVEAFEITEPVMTSPTVTDDMLVKGVGAVGATGAAGAVDRITQEILTSIDQRPTLVVWLFDQSGSLKPQREEIAQRFDHIYEQLGVIAAAGDPAFAKHKDKPLLTAVASFGKGSTLLTPEPTDNLEEIQAAVRAIKDDDAGVENIFTAVGTVANQYRNYRLKSPRRNVMIVVFSDEAGNDVGRVDETVDLCRKLEIPVYVVGVPAPFGKREAFVKYIDPDPMYDQSPQRVAVEQGPESLVPERINLRFLGQRDDETLDSGFGPFALTRLCYETGGVYFTVHPNRTMGGEVQPWQTSPMATYMSRFFDERVMRRYRPDYVSVAEYQRNLSNNRAKAALVQAANLSLTEPMEDVRLDFPKLEEAQFAESLTRAQRDAAVLEPRLERLVGTLQQGEPGRRTLSEPRWQAGFDLAIGRAMAAQVRTEGYNTMLAQAKMGMAFKDKKSDTWVLRPSDNISSGSVLSKEAEKAIAYLEGVAKQHEGTPWALLAQRELATPLGWEWREEFRDLAGRLARREANANMPRPMREEPVPPRKERRPPPKL; translated from the coding sequence ATGCCCAACCCCGCAAGAAATCCTCCGAACGCGCCCCCGCAGCCGGCGGGCCCGGCCGAGCCCGATTCGCCCGTCACGCTCGTCGACGGCGAAACCGGCGCCTGGGCGCTCAGCTTCGCGGTGCACTTGGCGGTGTTGTTCCTGCTGGCGGCGTTGACGGCGATCCTCCCCAGCGACCGACGACCGATCCTCTCCGCCACGCCGGTCGAGCCGATCGAGGACCTGCTGCCCGAGGAGTTCCGCTTTTCGAATGAAACAGAAGACCAGATCGGCGCGCTAGCGGACGCCGGCGCCTCGGACGCCGCCCCTTCGGCGCCGCTGCCCGACATGGTGTCCGAGGTGCTGCTGAAGATCGAGCCGACGGCGCTGACCGGCACGGTTGAGGCGTTTGAGATCACCGAGCCGGTGATGACCAGCCCCACCGTCACCGACGACATGCTGGTCAAGGGCGTAGGCGCCGTGGGCGCCACGGGCGCGGCCGGCGCCGTGGACCGGATCACGCAAGAAATCCTCACGTCCATCGATCAGCGGCCCACGCTCGTGGTCTGGCTCTTCGACCAGTCGGGGAGCCTGAAGCCGCAACGCGAAGAGATCGCGCAGCGGTTCGACCACATCTACGAGCAGCTCGGCGTGATCGCCGCAGCGGGCGACCCCGCGTTCGCCAAGCACAAAGACAAGCCGCTGCTCACGGCCGTTGCTTCGTTCGGCAAAGGGAGCACGCTGCTCACGCCCGAGCCGACCGACAACCTAGAAGAGATCCAGGCCGCCGTGCGGGCGATCAAGGACGACGACGCGGGGGTCGAGAACATCTTCACCGCGGTCGGCACCGTGGCGAACCAGTACCGCAACTACCGGCTCAAGTCGCCGCGGCGGAACGTGATGATCGTGGTCTTCTCCGACGAGGCAGGCAACGACGTCGGCCGCGTGGACGAGACGGTCGATCTGTGTCGGAAGCTAGAGATCCCGGTCTACGTGGTGGGCGTGCCGGCGCCCTTCGGTAAGCGCGAAGCGTTTGTCAAGTACATCGACCCCGACCCCATGTACGACCAGTCGCCCCAGCGGGTAGCAGTCGAGCAGGGGCCCGAGTCGCTTGTTCCCGAGCGAATCAATCTGCGGTTCCTAGGGCAACGCGACGACGAGACGCTGGACTCCGGATTCGGCCCGTTCGCCCTGACCCGGCTCTGCTACGAGACCGGCGGCGTCTACTTCACCGTGCACCCCAACAGGACGATGGGGGGCGAGGTGCAGCCGTGGCAGACCTCGCCGATGGCGACCTACATGAGCCGGTTCTTCGACGAGCGCGTGATGCGGCGTTACCGCCCCGACTACGTGTCGGTCGCCGAGTACCAGAGAAACCTTTCGAACAACCGCGCCAAAGCGGCCCTGGTGCAGGCGGCCAACCTGTCGCTCACCGAGCCGATGGAAGACGTCCGGCTCGATTTCCCGAAGCTCGAAGAGGCGCAGTTCGCCGAATCGCTGACCCGCGCCCAGCGCGACGCGGCGGTGCTGGAGCCCCGGCTCGAACGGCTGGTCGGCACGCTGCAGCAGGGCGAACCGGGCCGCAGGACGCTCTCGGAGCCACGCTGGCAGGCGGGCTTCGACCTGGCGATCGGCCGCGCGATGGCCGCCCAGGTCCGCACCGAGGGCTACAACACGATGCTGGCCCAGGCGAAGATGGGGATGGCCTTCAAGGACAAGAAGAGCGACACCTGGGTGCTGCGCCCCAGTGACAACATCAGCTCGGGCAGCGTGCTCTCCAAAGAAGCCGAGAAGGCGATCGCGTATCTCGAAGGGGTCGCCAAGCAGCACGAAGGGACCCCGTGGGCGCTGCTAGCCCAACGCGAGCTGGCCACGCCGCTGGGCTGGGAGTGGCGCGAAGAGTTCCGCGATCTCGCCGGCCGGCTGGCCCGCCGCGAGGCCAACGCCAACATGCCTCGGCCGATGCGGGAAGAACCGGTCCCGCCGAGGAAGGAGCGGCGTCCGCCGCCGAAGCTGTGA
- a CDS encoding UbiX family flavin prenyltransferase — translation MHPTTFPIVLGITGASGAVYAVRLLDVLLHTGHEVHLTVSPSGAAVVEQELGIRLDLNKLEAADLAIGRVPLLAGSNPVAEPSPGKLVCHHHQDFMAPIASGSFLTAGTVVCPCSGTTLSAIAAGAAGNLIQRAAEVALKERRKLILVPREAPVSLTHIDNMRRATEAGAVVLPGAPGWYHGVETIADLVDFVVARICDQLGVRNALMKRWGEEPRRGDGP, via the coding sequence ATGCACCCTACAACGTTCCCCATCGTCTTAGGCATCACGGGCGCCAGCGGCGCCGTGTACGCGGTGCGTCTGCTCGACGTGCTGCTGCACACCGGGCACGAAGTGCATCTCACCGTCAGCCCGTCGGGCGCCGCCGTGGTGGAGCAGGAATTGGGCATCCGGCTCGACCTCAATAAGCTAGAGGCCGCCGACCTGGCGATCGGCCGCGTCCCGTTGCTCGCGGGTAGCAACCCCGTGGCGGAACCGTCGCCGGGAAAGCTGGTTTGCCACCACCATCAAGACTTCATGGCGCCGATCGCCAGCGGCTCGTTCCTCACGGCCGGCACGGTGGTCTGCCCGTGCAGCGGCACGACGCTGAGCGCCATCGCGGCGGGCGCCGCGGGCAACCTGATCCAGCGTGCCGCCGAGGTGGCCCTCAAGGAACGCCGCAAGCTGATCTTGGTGCCACGCGAGGCGCCGGTGTCGCTGACGCACATCGACAACATGCGCCGCGCCACCGAAGCGGGCGCCGTGGTGCTGCCGGGGGCGCCGGGCTGGTACCACGGGGTGGAGACGATCGCGGACTTGGTTGATTTTGTCGTCGCACGGATCTGCGACCAGCTCGGCGTGCGGAACGCACTGATGAAACGCTGGGGGGAAGAGCCC